The DNA segment AGAAGTTTTAGTTAATTCCGTGTTGGAAGCACTAGTGTTGGTAAAGGTCTATATTGGTTAATTTAAATTCAGAAACTGATCTCCCGCTTTCAAGCCCATCGCACATATTTTTTTGCCACTGAAGATGCCTTCAGGGGTTTCCAGGATATTGATAAGCAGCAGTTTTTGATCTGTAGTCAGGACGATAGGACCATGATGGGGATCGACATGGAAGACTGTTCCGGGAAGGGTTGTCCCCGGGTTAAATTCCACATTCATCTGGGATACTTCCAGGATTCTTAATTCCTGTCCATTCATCGTGGTAATTGCCCCATTGTACAATGGATTTGCTGCGTTCACCAGGTTTTCAATCTCCTCTGCGGTTTGTTCATTCCATTGTATCGTCAGGTCACTGATTTCCGGGCTTTTAAAGAAACTCTCTCCGGTTGTTTCCAATGGCTGATTGTACTTGCCGGCGGCTATGGCCTGAATGATTTTTCCCAGATTTTGAGCCAATAACTGGGTTAGCCGCGCTTTTGCGATCCCATAATTTTCTCCTGACATGAATGGCATATCCTGACTAAAAACAACAGGGCCTTCATCCAGTGATGGCGTCATTTGATGAACGGTCAGGCAGCTTTGACTTTCGCCGTTCTTTAATTGCCAGAATAGCGGTGCCGATCCTTTGTAAGCAGGAAGTTTACTGAAATGAACATTGAAGATTCCTTTTTCAGGAAGTGTTAAGATGTGTTCCGGTATTTTAAAAGGAAAGGTCATCACCAAAGCTGCAGCAGCTTGAAGTGCCGACATCCAGGATGCCAGTTTGCCTTCTGTTTGCAGATCGTCTTTATTGATCCTTAATAACGGAATGTTATTTGTTTCAGCATACTGAATTGTACCTGATAAATCGTAATTATAGTCTTCTGGAATTACGATTCCGGCAAGTACACAATGGCTGGTTAAACCCGACACTGTTTTAACAAATAACGAACTACTAGTGAAAATAATAATTTTCATGACTTGAGAGCGTAGATAGATTATTTTTATTTTGCTACAGAGAATGCATAGGGAATCATTCTTTAAGTAGCTGTTACTGTCCCCCTTGACAATAAGTTTGGATAAAAGTAGCGTAAAAATGCCAATGTTGGTAATAATTTTTTATTTATTACGTTGTTTGACTTTTTTTTCTAATTTTTGTTCGAAAAAATAACGCTCTATGATATCAAAACGAAGGTCATTTCTAAAGAATTCTTCAATTCTTGCGGGAGCAGTCCTGCTCGGCAAACCACTCAACACTTTGGCTGGTTCTGGTAAAAGTCCTGATAAACTCTCTGAAGGATTACTTAAAATTTCCCATACAGGTGGACTGTCTGGATGCATCAGTTCAGATGCAGGACAGTTTGACAAGTTAATTCGGGTGAATAAACTATTTAGAAGTGCTGTCATTTCCGGGTTGGTTCTTGATTCTGGAAATTTCCTGAAAAAAGGAGAGGCGACTGAAGATCAGCTTCGGATGGTGGTCAGGATGAACCAACTGGGATACCATGCCGTGAATATTGGCGCGCAGGATTTGAGTATGGGACAGGAGCATTTTGCTGCACTACTACCTTCGATCAGTTTTCCCTTATTGAATTGCAACTATGATTTCAGTCATAGCGAGCTGTCTTCCCGGGTTAAAAAATATATCGTACTGAAATCAGGAAATCTGAAAATAGGCATTACGGGATTGGCAGCGATGGCAAACATTCCCGGTGTTAAAGTGTCAAATCCTTTTGCCTGTGCAAATGAAGTAGCAAAAAAACTGAAAAAGGAATTGAATTGTGATTTTGTAATCTGTTTATCTCAGCTTGATGACGAGCATAGAAAATATGACGATCAAAAGCTTGCTGCAGGATCTGAGTATATAGACCTGATCATCGGAAGTCAGGAGCGGAAATTGATGATCGATGCGAAGGTATTGACAAATGCAAAGAAATGGGGGGTATATTTGAGTCAATCGGCATCCCATGGACGGACTGTTGGAGAAATGAGATTTGAGTTTAATTCTGCAAATTTGGTGACCAGTTTTCACCACCGTTTCAATATATCTGGCGCGCAGAATCATTTAAGCCCTAAGCATACTTATGCGGTGCTTAAACGTATGGCGTCACACTGTGCTTAAATTCTGTATTCCTTCATTGTGTGCTTTTTCTTATTCTGGAAAGCACACAATGAAGGATCATTTATAGCTGTTTTATAATTTAGAGAAACTCAGGTATTGAACAAATCTTGGGTGATCTGAATTATTGCTGCCTGCGGCATGTGGAATGGTATTTCTCCAGAGAATAAGGTCTCCTTTTTCTCCCGTAACTGGTTGAGGAACTTCTGTTAACCTTATTGACGTATGTGCTCTTTCGAGTGAGGCAAATGGGGCTATCCATTCTTCAAAGCGATGATGAAATCCGGGAACAAGATGAATTGGGCCTCTATTTTGAGGGACCTCATTTAGGTATAATATTCCCTGAACCTCAAATGGAACTGGTTTGTCAAAATTTATATCCCAATGTAATTGTCCATGCGGGAATCCCCAGATTTCACATTCCGGAGGATTGTATCCCAGCTTTTCTGTATTTGGAACCAAGTCATTGGTCCGATAAAGGTCGGCAAATATTGCTTTGATTTTTTCCTGTTTTCTGATGGCTTCGATGGCTTCATTTTGGTACAATTGAACCATGATGCCTTGCCAGTCCGGATGCTTCATATACCAGGTTGCCGGGTAATTCATGTCTAAATTCAGGTGTCGGCATATGGCCTGTTTAACTTGATCACAGCTGGTTTCATCAACTACGTTACTGATTTTTAAATAGCCATTTTCTTCCCAGAACTGTAGTTGTTCAGGGCTCAGTATTTTCGGGAAATTGTCCGGGCTTTCCTTTTCCTGGTTTTGATTGTTTTGCCATTCTTTGAACTTCCGGTCTGCTTCGATCAGGAAGTCCTGTCCTTTGAGCTGGGCGACCCAGTCTTTGAAATGTTGGAAATCTTTGCAGTCGGCATATAGGAAAAAATAGGTCTCAAATTTACCCAATCCATAAAAACTAAGCCATATGGTTTCCATCTGGTCAAAATTATCAGGTGTTGATGTATTCTTTCCTATTCTTCTTTGCTGATGAGTTTCATAAAAGAGTGTGGTGAAATTGCAATCTGTCATTTCTATTGTCCTATTATCTTTGTTGAATATATTTTTCTAAAGTTTTCATAAGCCATGTCGCATTGCTCGTATTGGTAACCTGAATTTATCGGCATTTCTTTTTGAAAGGGTTCTGTTCCTGCTTTACTGTGGTAGTTTAGTCTTGCATTAATGGCCTCCTGGTTTTTGATTTCAATCCCTGTAAAGGAAGCGAATGCGCTGATCATTTCTGAGGGGCCATCTGCATAGTCCGCAAAGGCATTCTTTGGGTGTTGTGCCTTTTGAATGTCCAGCATCTGCTGATAATACCCTTGCAGGACATCGGCAGTGTATCTCGTAAAATCACCTCCATATTCTTCGGAAGGGTCGATCTGAAGCAATGTTTTGTTGATCATTCCAGGTATGCTGTGCAAGCCCGCCTGTTTTTTATGTGAAGCCAGCACTTCATCAGGTTTCCTGGATAAGAAGAAAAAGGGCGTTTCAGGAAACCAGCTTCTCAACAACCCATAAAA comes from the Pedobacter sp. FW305-3-2-15-E-R2A2 genome and includes:
- a CDS encoding formyltransferase family protein; amino-acid sequence: MKIIIFTSSSLFVKTVSGLTSHCVLAGIVIPEDYNYDLSGTIQYAETNNIPLLRINKDDLQTEGKLASWMSALQAAAALVMTFPFKIPEHILTLPEKGIFNVHFSKLPAYKGSAPLFWQLKNGESQSCLTVHQMTPSLDEGPVVFSQDMPFMSGENYGIAKARLTQLLAQNLGKIIQAIAAGKYNQPLETTGESFFKSPEISDLTIQWNEQTAEEIENLVNAANPLYNGAITTMNGQELRILEVSQMNVEFNPGTTLPGTVFHVDPHHGPIVLTTDQKLLLINILETPEGIFSGKKICAMGLKAGDQFLNLN
- a CDS encoding phytanoyl-CoA dioxygenase family protein, yielding MTDCNFTTLFYETHQQRRIGKNTSTPDNFDQMETIWLSFYGLGKFETYFFLYADCKDFQHFKDWVAQLKGQDFLIEADRKFKEWQNNQNQEKESPDNFPKILSPEQLQFWEENGYLKISNVVDETSCDQVKQAICRHLNLDMNYPATWYMKHPDWQGIMVQLYQNEAIEAIRKQEKIKAIFADLYRTNDLVPNTEKLGYNPPECEIWGFPHGQLHWDINFDKPVPFEVQGILYLNEVPQNRGPIHLVPGFHHRFEEWIAPFASLERAHTSIRLTEVPQPVTGEKGDLILWRNTIPHAAGSNNSDHPRFVQYLSFSKL